Proteins encoded in a region of the Orcinus orca chromosome X, mOrcOrc1.1, whole genome shotgun sequence genome:
- the TMEM185A gene encoding transmembrane protein 185A — protein MNLRGLFQDFNPSKFLIYACLLLFSVLLALRLDGIIQWSYWAVFAPIWLWKLMVIVGASVGTGVWARNPQYRAEGETCVEFKAMLIAVGIHLLLLMFEVLVCDRIERGSHFWLLVFMPLFFVSPVSVAACVWGFRHDRSLELEILCSVNILQFIFIALRLDKIIHWPWLVVCVPLWILMSFLCLVVLYYIVWSVLFLRSMDVIAEQRRTHITMALSWMTIVVPLLTFEILLVHKLDGHNAFSCVPIFVPLWLSLITLMATTFGQKGGNHWWFGIRKDFCQFLLEICPFLREYGNISYDLHREGNEETEETPVPEPPKIAPMFRKKTRVVITQSPGKYVLPPPKLNIEMPD, from the exons TAAATTCCTCATCTATGCCTGTCTGCTGCTGTTCTCTGTGTTGCTGGCCCTTCGTCTGGATGGCATCATTCAGTGGAGTTACTGGGCTGTCTTTGCTCCAATATGGCTGTGGAAGTTAATGGTCATTGTTGGAGCCTCGGTTGGAACTGGAGTCTGGGCACGAAATCCCCAATATCG AGCAGAAGGGGAAACATGTGTGGAGTTCAAGGCGATGCTGATCGCGGTGGGCATCCACTTGCTGCTGCTGATGTTTGAAGTGCTGGTCTGCGACAGGATCGAGCGAGGCAGCCACTTCTGGCTCCTGGTCTTCATGCCGCTCTTCTTCGTTTCCCCAGTGTCTGTGGCAGCCTGTGTTTGGGGCTTTCGACATGACAGGTCACTGGAG TTAGAAATCCTGTGTTCTGTCAACATTCTCCAGTTCATATTCATTGCCTTAAGACTGGACAAGATCATCCACTGGCCGTGGCTT GTCGTGTGTGTCCCCCTGTGGATTCTCATGTCTTTTCTGTGCCTGGTGGTCCTCTACTACATCGTGTGGTCCGTGCTGTTCCTGCGCTCCATGGATGTGATCGCGGAGCAGCGGAGGACACACATCACCATGGCGCTGAGCTGGATGACCATTGTCGTGCCACTCCTTACTTTTGAG atCCTGCTGGTTCACAAGCTAGACGGCCACAACGCGTTCTCTTGTGTCCCGATATTTGTCCCGCTCTGGCTTTCCTTGATCACTCTCATGGCAACCACATTCGGGCAGAAAGGCGGAAACCACT ggTGGTTTGGGATTCGCAAGGATTTCTGTCAGTTTCTGCTTgaaatctgcccatttttgagaGAATATGGAAACATTTCCTACGACCTCCACCGTGAAggtaatgaggaaactgaagaaacGCCAGTTCCAGAGCCTCCTAAGATCGCTCCTATGTTTCGAAAGAAGACCAGGGTGGTTATCACCCAGAGCCCTGGGAAGTATGTCCTCCCACCTCCCAAATTAAATATCGAAATGCCAGATTAG